The Perca fluviatilis chromosome 24, GENO_Pfluv_1.0, whole genome shotgun sequence genome has a window encoding:
- the LOC120554523 gene encoding LOW QUALITY PROTEIN: hemopexin-like (The sequence of the model RefSeq protein was modified relative to this genomic sequence to represent the inferred CDS: inserted 1 base in 1 codon) — MELFTKTLFLCLALALTNGAPAHPQDAAVNDAALPDRCAGIEFDAITPDEKGNMLFFKGSHLWPGFHGPAQPSNETFKELDDMHNIGHVDAAFRIHNTENPDDHDHIYFFLDDKVFSYYNHTLKDGYPKEIQEDFPGVPTHLDAAVECPKGECIADSVLFFKGNDVHIYDITTKTVKTKTWSHLPVCTSATRWLEHYYCFHGHNFTRFHPVSGEVSSGYPKDARRYFMTCPNFGHGGHYKVLKCSEAKIDAITTDDKGKSYIFAGPIYMRLDTHRDGLHAFPITRAWKEVTSGVDAVFSYTNKIYLIKGDQVYIYNTAAHYTLIEGYPKTLKEELGIEGHVDAAFXCPNEHTVHVIQGQKLRAVDLTATPRAVTQDLPMSLSDIDAAVCTAEGINVFQGSQFYNYESPRLLALSRIAPVPQKFTKAMIGCEE; from the exons ATGGAGCTTTTCACCAAAACTCTGTTCCTGTGCTTAGCACTAGCCCTCACTAATGGAGCACCTGC GCATCCACAAGATGCAGCAGTAAACG ATGCTGCTCTTCCAGACCGGTGTGCAGGTATTGAGTTTGATGCCATTACTCCTGACGAGAAAGGAAACATGTTATTCTTCAAAG GTAGCCACTTGTGGCCAGGTTTTCATGGTCCGGCTCAGCCCTCCAATGAGACCTTCAAGGAGCTTGATGACATGCATAACATCGGCCATGTTGATGCTGCCTTCCGCATCCACAACACAGAGAACCCAGACGATCACGATCACATCTATTTCTTCCTG GATGACAAAGTGTTCAGCTATTACAACCATACCCTGAAGGACGGGTATCCAAAAGAGATCCAGGAGGACTTCCCAGGGGTCCCCACTCATCTGGATGCTGCTGTGGAGTGTCCCAAAGGAGAATGCATAGCTGACTCAGTTCTGTTCTTCAAGG GAAATGATGTGCACATTTATGATATTACCACAAAGACAGTGAAGACCAAGACATGGTCCCACCTGCCTGTCTGCACCTCTGCTACACGCTGGCTGGAGCACTACTACTGTTTCCATGGACACAACTTCACCAGGTTCCACCCGGTATCCGGAGAGGTGAGCAGTGGCTACCCCAAGGACGCCCGCAGGTACTTCATGACGTGCCCCAACTTTG GTCATGGAGGTCATTATAAAGTCCTGAAATGCAGTGAGGCCAAAATAGATGCCATCACCACTGATGATAAAGGAAAAAGTTATATCTTTGCAG GCCCCATCTACATGCGTCTGGACACCCATCGTGACGGACTTCACGCCTTTCCAATCACCAGGGCGTGGAAGGAGGTGACCAGCGGAGTGGATGCTGTTTTTTCCTACACTAACAAAATCTACTTGATTAAG GGTGATCAGGTTTACATCTATAACACAGCTGCTCACTACACCCTGATTGAAGGCTACCCTAAAACCCTGAAGGAGGAGCTAGGCATTGAAGGACATGTGGACGCTGCTT CCTGTCCCAATGAACATACAGTTCATGTAATCCAAG GACAGAAATTGCGTGCCGTTGACCTTACCGCCACACCCAGGGCTGTGACCCAGGATCTGCCCATGTCCTTGTCCGACATCGATGCAGCTGTGTGCACTGCAGAAGGAATTAATGTGTTTCAGGGCTCGCAGTTTTACAACTATGAAAGCCCCAGGTTACTGGCTTTGAGCAGAATCGCCCCTGTGCCTCAAAAATTTACCAAAGCAATGATCGGATGTGAGGAATAG